A part of Gracilimonas sediminicola genomic DNA contains:
- the fliJ gene encoding flagellar export protein FliJ codes for MKFKFSLAPVLKVRKHQEKLQKQKLAEQVSKKQKISDVRDDVQGKLKTFLQNAEDNSVENIHMIRRRSAHLQQVHQKMDKLSRDLDKAEVEVSKEREKLAAAHKNLHILEKVKEFEKGLFSERVAKDEQKFMDEIATQSFSR; via the coding sequence ATGAAATTCAAATTCTCTCTTGCACCGGTTCTTAAAGTTCGGAAACACCAGGAAAAGCTTCAGAAGCAAAAGCTGGCTGAGCAGGTTTCCAAAAAGCAGAAGATCAGCGATGTGCGTGATGATGTACAGGGGAAATTGAAAACCTTTCTGCAAAACGCCGAAGATAACTCAGTGGAGAATATTCATATGATCCGAAGACGATCGGCTCATCTGCAACAGGTGCATCAGAAAATGGATAAGCTGAGCAGGGATCTGGACAAAGCTGAAGTTGAGGTTTCCAAAGAGAGAGAGAAACTGGCCGCGGCGCATAAGAACCTTCACATACTGGAGAAAGTGAAAGAATTTGAAAAGGGACTTTTTTCGGAACGTGTGGCCAAAGATGAACAGAAATTTATGGATGAAATTGCAACTCAATCATTTAGCCGTTAA